The sequence AGTGGTTTGGAGAACGGATGGGTGATGTGGTCTTAATTATTTGTGGTATAATcaaaacaattttaattttaatagttTCTGTGAccctaatattttttttttaactataattATTTCCTTATCAAGTCAAACCTTTTTGTATGTGTGGCCATTTCACTAATTAAAGTCTTACCTCAAAGGTCAGGAAGGTTTGTCAAACAATATTCTGAAACAGAGGAAGAAAAGTCATAAAAGTGAACACCACACTTACAACCCCTGTGACTTTAAATTGAATGGCAAAGATTGATAAAACTGgacacttttttttacatttatgcttTAAAGTCTCTGTGTTGTTGCTAATTccatttgtaaaaatatttaaaatgtctaaatacattttatataattggaatataaatcataaaaacattaaaatgtcaTGAATTGACAATAATCATTGGACAAATATTatgtattacaataaaaatatctcctaactattactgaactaaaatctagtgattttgtattgtattgatAAGCTCTACTTAAGAATAGCACAAGAAAATTAATGTCATCTCTCCATCACCACTCCCCAAAGTAAAATGGCGCTGAGAATGTCGCCACATCAATGCGTTCATATCAATGCACATAGGTTATGCATtactattaaaaacaaaacaaaatggctGCGCATACAGCGAAGCGGCTGTCTCTACTCAAACACAGGGCGCATCTCAATCAGCTTCCCAGTTCAGTAGTGCGGGCACTGATGAGTGAGTCAggccattgacttatgtcccaagtcagtgccctgactagtgcaCTAGGGAGCGGATTGAGCGCACCCCATTCAAATCGACAGCGCGGACTTCTACTGCATTTACCACGTGATCGCACGGCGCGAAAATCAAAAGTTCGACTCTGTCAAGTAATAAGCTCTCGCAAAAACTCCTGTCGAATTCAATAAAGTCATGTACACTGCACAGTGAATTAAATACATCATATTTGCACATTGTTGTTTAAAATTATAGAACTCTTGTCAGCGAATGTGTAACAGAGGCCTCATCGGATTTATCCACCGGTGACTAACTTAGCCGCATTCGATTGGACAAAGCGTTACTAAACTCACCAATGCACTGTCAATCAACTTGCTTTTATCGACAAAAACGGACATAAATGCAGCAATCGACACTTCTCGTTGTAATATATGCATGTAAAATACAACAAACGGCTAATATATTACACAAACTACCATCGTGGAAGCTGCAGCTTAATATAAATGCCAAAGTGAAAACCGTTCAGCCTAATGTTAACATAACTTACAGTTCTAGCTCACGCATgaatgtaggctaacgttaaaggatttatattcatcaaacacacacacacaacatgattttatgttttacacacaaaaatagATGAGTGGCTAGCCATAGAAATTACTTGAAGTTATACACATTACCATCTACAGACAAAACGGTACCTTCAATGTCAACAAAAACGATAAAATATATACCTCATATTATAATAGGATTAATAGTACtaacattatattaaaataaaaagctaTATGTGACATTACAAGGGTTTATAACGCAGCATGTATGAGAACAGCCATTTCGCTTACCTCAGGAGATGAGAGTGGAACGAGCTTCAGTGAGAGCTGCCGCTCGTTGGTGCCGCCAGCCAATCAGCAGCGAGCTTTGATTGGACAACCAATAAAATGACTTTTTCTTCAATTTGGGCCTTTTTTAAAGATGATGAGAACAATAAGACatacaatataataattatgttatataaatcataataataatgtaaatttcGATCACCATACtccaaatatattattttatactggcttttttttttttttttaaagtgatagGTCTGTATTAAACTTACTGAGAGAGTGATGGTAATTTGACACCTCTATCAGCCATAATCCAGCTCCCTGTATTTGCTTCCTCttataaaaatgtgtaaattCAGAAGtggaacattttattattatgattatgattatgattattattattattagtagtagtagtagtagtagtattagtagtagcagtagcagtagtagtagtagtagtagtagtagtagtattacagtaatgtttttttccaaaaattatAACTCCCATTACCTTTATATAAGTCCACCCTGCTATACTTACGTTAAGCAGGAAATCGTCATCCTCtttcattaatataatataaataatacaacgGGGGGTGTATATAAGATTATAACGTGTGATATATGTAAAGAATGCACAttctaaaaaaatctataaataaTGAAGGCCTAAATGTATTAAGTAAACagcagaacatttttttaaaagttgttgcacCGTCACTAGGGTAATGTAAATGATTACTAGGGTTTTGATAAGTGGTTGCTATAGTAAACTGGGTGGATGTAAGGGTGTTGCTCAACTGTTAAGAGGTTTTAGGTTGTTAttaaggtgttgctatgtggttgctaagattttctgtatattttctatgcagttgctaaatgttctgggtggttgcaaggcagttgctaaggtgttcaaGGTTGTTACTAGGGAGTTGATAGGCGATTGCTAAGGTCTTGTAGATGGTTGCTAGTTCATTGTTGGGTGGTTGTTAAGGTattgtgattggttgatagggCATCGCAGCGCAGTTGCTatggtattctgggtggttgctagggggttgctgggtggttgctagggcattgctaggcagttgctagggtTTTCTAGCTGTTTACTAGGGGGTtgctgggtggttgctagggtatcctgggtggttgctagggcgttgctagggtgttgctaggtggttgctaaggtgttctgggtggttgctaggtggttgctagggtgttctgggaggttgctaggaagttgctagggtgttgctaggtggttgctagggtgttctgggtggttgctaggtggttgctaggcggttgctagggtgttctgggtggttgttagggcgttgctaggtggttgctagggcgttgctaggtggttgctagggtgttctgggtggttgctagggcgttgctagggtgttgatagggcgttgctaggtggttgctagggtgttctgggtggttgctatgtggttgctagggtgttgctaggcggttgctagggtgttctgggaggttgctagggcgttgctaggtggttgctaggcggttgctatggtgttctgggtggttgctatgacgttgctatgtggttgctagggtattctgggtggttgctatggagtggcaacatcccataatgataccccaaaatgaccttgccagtactaattatataaaccaacccccatgtctctatgattttctaatgcagagatctaaacagttgctagggtactctgtttggttgctatggagtggcttggcaccatcccataatgattccccaaaatccccttgccagtatgaatgatataaaccaacccctgtgtctctatgattttctgatgcagagatctgaatggttgctaaggtactctgtttggttgctatggagtagcttggcaccatcccataatgattccccaaaatccccttgccagtatgaatgatataaaccaacccccgtgtctctatgatgttcagatgtggagatatacacaGTGGATTTGTGTTGTTAGGGTGctcgataatggttgctagggagtggctaggaggtgttgaaggtgatttgtgattggccgttgatgccctgagtcaatcaaacccacccccatgtttctatgacactcctatccagagatataactttgatctttttcaatggaagtcaatgggatcggttgttagggagctctaaacggttgctagggcgtggcttaataacatcatcatgatcctgagatagtgattggttgtctgagtagattgggcccacccccttgtctctgtgagtctgtgaagcagagctatgctcaatacaaaatccctatgggatttaccattgaatgagaaacgcatgcgttgcatgcgtttcatgggccgagcctccccatgttaagtcaatggggcttttttgcgatttttggggagctctagcaccccaggggtacaacttacacccctttgagatgtgtgtgctgagagatcctatcagccccttcaaatttcgtgtaatatatgtgtgtgtttgagatcctcgctcggagctacgagaggtcaaagtttcgccccatcaatcgtctatggcacttttgggctacgtttgcacccctggggcgcacactgtacccccgatcccttataaaagtcatagcacacgattcccgtataggccgccgactttggctatttagtggttggggtttgacaaaatttgtgtgaggagaagcgcgtCAAAATAAGTGgccagaagaataataataataataataataagtatggtggagaacaatagtgatgccttgctaccgcaagcaccactaactagaaagtacaattcctgaagaaattgtgagtggtgcttgccgtggcaaaactcggggccctgttatTGCAAGTGACTGCAACATGTATGTCAAGCACACCCTATATGATATTGTGTGTGATTTTTAAAGGCTATTTACcagtctgagtcaaaagagcccaacaATGATTGTGTGTGTTAATTGCCATcattttttattgaaagcaaATACCTTTCCAGTGTGATATTTGATGACAAAAGGGAAAGGAGCAAACTCTGTCGAACGCGGATTCGAAGCCGTGTCAATCACGTCAAAACGATGCACCGTAAACCACCCGCTTAACTGACTGCGCCACTAGATTGTACGTAAAGATCAGGCGATAATAGGTATTAAAAGAAAACAACCGTTGCCCTAGGCAGACAGCATGATCACACTTATGTTAAAGGATTATAGATACAAACACATTAtgttttacttttatgagtAGAATAATTgtaacaaaagaaagaaaatagagGCAGTGTCAGAATGAGCAGTTAAGCTCAACTTgggagtgtttgtgtgttatgTTGGGCCATAGCAACGCGTCATGGTAACGACATCTCAGACGGACAGAATATGGAAAAAAAGAGAGGAATTTTTTCACATGGGGCAGTTTGCAACACTTTACTGACAACTGCGTTACTGAAAAGAGAAATAAACAGCAAAGAGAAATACATATCAGAGACACGCGATGCTCACAGCTCGCGCTCCATCTACGGAGTGAACGCACGGTccgccttaaagggacagtaccTAATTCTACTTGTTACAGTATTACATGCCTGTACATACCTGGTTGGTCTGTAAACATCCTTTATTGCAGTAAAATGACCCAAAAATGCATGGAAATCATATTATATTgtaattgtatatttattagCTTCATGTTTGTTTGGGTTTATGCCTAAATCTATCAATATGTCTCCATTTATGCACACTTCAGGATTAAAACACCATTTAGAATGGGCATGCTCATTACTGCCATAGCAATATCAAACGTGTAGTGTCTTACATTTGCCAAATGATAGTTTGTTAGCATGAAGTAAGACTGATGAATGTTTTATTGTGCAGTGAACACTGAACAAATACTCATTGGATATGTGATTTTAAATTAGTTTGAAGCACAGACATGTATATAACGAGTATATAAAAAGCCATTTTAAAGGACCATCTGTCACTATACCTGGATCTCTGTAGttcaaaatgtattgttaattgAGGCTGGTAAATTAGTTTTACTGAGGAAATACTATACAGCATCAGATTTAAAcccagaacattttttttctcaccaTCACATTCAGGagcatacatttacaaaatggACATATGTACCGTTTCACTTACATGAGGAATCCCAGGAATGTATTATAGTTGATCTAAGGATGATAAGCATTAAACATGACTCTCAATTTCATTACTATGGCTGGTCATTTACCAAATTATCACAAACGTCAGATGTTGATGTAATGCACAAGTATGCCTGTTGGAAACTGAGAATTGAATGGATAATTTTGCATGTAACAGTCACACAATATTTGATTATAAAATGATGAAGAAAGACAAAACCATGAAATTATgttcaaaatgtacttttatttaattaatggcAATTTGGATCGCACTTAGTCTGGAACCTCACCCTTAAGCAAGCCGCTTACTCTTACAGCCGTTTCACACTGCAAGCTTGAGCAGCGCATGAGCAGTGTATATGTTTTCCAGTGTGCATGACAAGCAAagagtgcattcacacagagtgtgtgtgtagttttgcTGACGTGAAGCTCATGCTTGCAgtgtgaaacggccgttagGGATCACTGGAACACACAAGCCTTTCCACCAACGACAAGGTGGCGATCCTTGGAAAGGAACATTCACTCTCCATTCATTCTTTATctaacactcactctctcactcactcacacacacacacacacaaacgtgcAGTCTATAACAAACGcatacacactcacatgcacacaaggagacaaaaaaaaacagtttagtATTACACATTATTTGTTTGCATTTGTATTACCTTAAAACTAAATGAACCAAACCTGATTATGAACATCCGCAGTGCTGACATACTTTACCCCTGTGCTTCTAGCTGTGCTTGTTCAGTCTTTAGCGTTGTCCTCAACGCCATACACATGTGGTCCCGTCCCCTGGGCATGAAATTGAGAAATGAATATTGGGATCACTAAAAACACAAgtactaaaaaaaatgtaagagataaataaaagtaaactcACCAGAAAACCTTGCAGAAAGAAATGAGTCCATATATTGGTGTCCAGCTTCTTCTCAGACTTCAAATGGCCGGTTTCTgaaaaacatcaaaaccaatATTAGATTTAACAGTTTCCTCCAAATGTGGTTATGATGTGCAGTGGTACAGTGACTTAAGCGAGATGTTTAAACACCTAGCTTCATATGGTATTGCGCACTGATGTCCGGTCACAGACAGCACTGCTGTCGTCTCCAAATTCTTCCTGCACACATCGACAACAGGATAAAAGGGGACTTTATAAAATGCATCAAATACAAATTGTCACAAATCGTACAGACTGAACACAAATTCAACTTAAAACTTGTATTATAAGGTCAAAAATCACAACAAACATTAAATTACAACAGTTTATTACCATGTATTGCTTTACCTTGCTGTCCTCGTGTCTCACTGCCACTGTCTGTGTCGTCCCTGGAGCTGGCACATGACTCCTCACTGGATCCGCCGCTGCCGCCGTGTCCTCCCTGGAGCTGCTGCACTACTAATATGTCGCTAATACGAGCCGAACTTTGCATTATACGCTTTTTTTGGTTACGAACGTCACAAAATCTCGAGCCGACCGTACAACGCACAATCAAACTGCAACCCAGCCATACGCGCCAACCCATAGCATTGGCTGTCCTAGCCCCATGTTATGGTTCCGTATGACTCATCTCAACACAACCATACGCGCCGCcaaacccattaggactaaggctgttgccccagctgttgtcgttaatgcagattcagtggcccaatgggttggttccGTATGGCATACTAGCTAAACGCAcaacaatagccatctacaacacaaagtcacgtacgcaaaatacagtacaccgcattttgatagctatgataacaacccattaggactaaggctgttgccccatctgttgtcgttaatgcggattcagtggcccaatgggttgatTTTGATTCTAGCTAAGCGCGCCGCAATAGCCATGTAcgacaaaaactcacgtacgcaaaatacagtacaccgggttatgatagctatgataactatgtaacacaccagcctgaaggcacaaatccggatgagagatgTAGAtgtgatccaggagtgtgcgttttttggtcgttgctgtggtgatcagttgCGCGTATCCCTTTGACTGGAACAATTCCAAAACCGCTTTTTTCCCTGTACCCAAGAGGTCCTCGTTGAAGTCGCCACAGACAATGACGGGATGTTTTTCCGCTATCTCCAAATAATCTAAAAGGCTCTTCACATTGTCCAAAAAGTCTTTGAGACTATAGCTCGGTGGCCGGTAGACGGCGGCGATCGTCAATTGGACGGGACTATCCACTTTGATGACGACAAACTCCAGATCGGTcacattttgtataaattgcCGAGGCTGAGCTGAAATATGCTCTTTACAAAATATGACAACGCCACCTCCATCTTTCTTTGCAATTTCTTGGTGCGTCGAGTAGGAGACTTGCCTATTTCGCATAAATGCGTTGTATCCTTGCAGTTGCAGATGGGGTGAAATGAACGATCCGGTCAGGTGAGTTTCCGTCATGCAAAGAATATCTGCCAAAAGCAGTTCGTGGTGTCTTCGGATATCCTCGATGTGGGATGACAGTCCCTCCGTGTTGTGATGGACGATTTTGAAGTGTTGATCCACTTCAGTCTCCCTCGTCTTCTGTAAAAGCGGCATGATTCCGCCAAACGACGCTCGTGTCATATTCCGTAACGAGGCCGTGACCGCAGAATCAGCATAAATCTTTTTCTCGTTGAAGTCCGTGATGTGCAGTCCACGGAGCGAGGTCGTCCTGCTGAGCGCGACGTAGGCCATTCCCGGCTCGAAAATCTTCTTAAGCGACACTACGGCACTCTGCATGGTCATCCCTTGAACTTTGTGAGCCGTGCAGGCGTAGGCCAACTTGATGGGGAACTGGCGACGAACCACTCCTTTCCTCAGGCTTTCCTCGGACCTCTCGATGTACACCAGGTCGTCGTCTTCACCTTGCACCTTTCTGCGGTGATTCTTGCCGGCGTTGGGGTTGTCCAGCGTCAGTCCAAGCATCTGAACGGTCTCGGTTCCATCTTTTGTCTTACGGACAATATTTGAAACCTTCCCGAATGATCCGTTCACGAGTCCCTCCTCAACGTCCAGGTTCCTGGTCACCATTATGCGCGCTCCCAGCGCAATTTTAACGGTGTCGAGCAGGTCGGTTTTTTTCCCAACGACGGGCTTCATTTGCCTCTTCATCCCTCCCGTCCTCGGGTCCTTCCTGTAGTCTTCGGCGTTTACGATGACAATGTCAGTGTGAAGAGCGTCGATTGTTTCGGAGTTGTGTCTGTGGACTTCCTTGTTTGTGGCAAATATGTGCAGTGCATCACACGGGCAGTCTTCGGGGTTCTTCACGGCCTGAAGTAGCAACGCTCTATCGGCTTCTTGGAGGTCGCCGGACTTGGGCTTAACACGCAGCCGGTTCAAAAGCTGGGCAAAAGCAAGGTCCTCTTTCTGACGCATGATCTCTGTGAGGGTAATCATCTGGAAATGGTCTTTCCAGAAGTCCAAAACATCCTCTTCGAAGACGCACAGTGGTTTGGCTTTACCCAGAGGTGGCAGTTGGTAAAAGTCACCCACCGCGAGAACAGAGACCCCACCGAAAGGTTTCTTGCTGCCTTTGATTTGCTGAAATCTCCAGTTTACGTAGGCAAAAAGATCCTTTGAAATCATGGAGATTTCATCAATGATTAGAATTTGGACGTCGCGCAATACAGCTCGCAGCTCATCTAGAGCATTCCCGAGTCCCTGATACGGCGGTTTCAGGTTCCGCGGGAGTTTTAGAAAGGAATGCAGCGTTTTGCCCGAAATATTGTACGCTGCCGTTCCAGTAAACGCGCTCAAGATTACCGTGGGCACGGAGAGATCCCCTTCCTCTCGGATTTGAGGCAGTTGTCTCAAAATTTTCGACGCTTCCGTGTAGATGCACTTGATGACGTGCGATTTGCCACAACCCGCACCACCCGATACGAAGTAGTAAAACGGTTCTGGATTTTGACCCCACACGCGCTGCTGACACCACTGGCAGACAGTGTAAAATATGGCTGCCTGCGTCTCGTTGAGACTTCGAAACAACGCCCTAACGAATTCGGCACTCATCTGGGGTTCCTCTACTTGCGGTACAACTCCGTCTCCGTGTTCCAGAATGCGGTATTCTGGAACATCGTCTTGTACAGCACTCTCCCCCTCCGGATTGACGTCTTCTCGTTCCGCAACGCACTCCAAGCGGTCGACTTCGACTTCAGGTGCAAAAGCAGTCCACGCGTTCTCGGACGGTCCCTGCTGTTGCAGCTGATCGAACGCCTTGTCGACTTCTTCGCTGTTTTTCTCGAATTTCTCTTGGCGTGCTTGCACGATTGCACGAACAGGCATCAGGAGACCCGGGTGTGTGGGTAGCTCCACGGATGCGCTAGTGTAAAACTGCTCATACGTTGGAAATCGATGAGGTTTTAACTGTTCGTTGGAACGATGGGGCATGTAAAGTTTGACTAATCTACCGTAGAATTTTTCgggttgtttttcttttgagaATCGCGCGTACCTAATAACCGCAGGCT is a genomic window of Pseudorasbora parva isolate DD20220531a chromosome 12, ASM2467924v1, whole genome shotgun sequence containing:
- the LOC137093522 gene encoding uncharacterized protein, encoding MVTRNLDVEEGLVNGSFGKVSNIVRKTKDGTETVQMLGLTLDNPNAGKNHRRKVQGEDDDLVYIERSEESLRKGVVRRQFPIKLAYACTAHKVQGMTMQSAVVSLKKIFEPGMAYVALSRTTSLRGLHITDFNEKKIYADSAVTASLRNMTRASFGGIMPLLQKTRETEVDQHFKIVHHNTEGLSSHIEDIRRHHELLLADILCMTETHLTGSFISPHLQLQGYNAFMRNRQVSYSTHQEIAKKDGGGVVIFCKEHISAQPRQFIQNVTDLEFVVIKVDSPVQLTIAAVYRPPSYSLKDFLDNVKSLLDYLEIAEKHPVIVCGDFNEDLLGTGKKAVLELFQSKGYAQLITTATTKKRTLLDHIYISHPDLCLQAGVLHSYHSYHNPVYCILRT